Proteins encoded by one window of Candidatus Zixiibacteriota bacterium:
- a CDS encoding acetate uptake transporter: MEASGIKADTGKEQAQTGSGETAARVIRDTTSNPAPLGLLGFGMTTVLLNLHNAGIFPLDAMILGMGIFYGGMAQVFAGIMEWKKGNTFGTTAFTSYGLFWLTLVALLVLPKLGWGAAPEAIAMAAYLAMWGIFTAVMFVGTLRLNRALQFVFASLAVLFFLLAIGDATGSAGIKTLAGIEGIICGLSAVYAGLAQVLNEVYGRTLWPLGAVAK; the protein is encoded by the coding sequence ATGGAAGCATCAGGGATCAAGGCGGACACGGGCAAAGAACAGGCGCAGACGGGGAGCGGCGAAACCGCGGCCCGGGTGATCAGGGACACCACCTCCAACCCGGCTCCCCTCGGGCTGCTCGGATTCGGCATGACGACGGTGCTGCTGAATCTCCATAACGCCGGAATCTTTCCGCTCGATGCGATGATTCTCGGGATGGGGATATTTTACGGCGGGATGGCGCAGGTGTTCGCAGGCATCATGGAGTGGAAGAAGGGAAATACGTTCGGAACGACGGCGTTTACGTCATACGGGCTGTTCTGGCTCACGCTCGTGGCTCTGCTCGTGCTGCCGAAGCTGGGCTGGGGCGCGGCGCCGGAGGCGATCGCGATGGCGGCCTATCTGGCGATGTGGGGAATCTTTACGGCGGTGATGTTTGTCGGAACGCTCCGGCTCAACCGCGCCCTCCAGTTCGTGTTCGCCTCGCTCGCTGTGCTGTTCTTCCTGCTGGCGATCGGCGACGCGACGGGCAGCGCGGGCATCAAGACGCTGGCCGGAATCGAAGGAATCATCTGCGGGTTGTCGGCGGTGTACGCCGGCCTGGCGCAGGTGCTCAATGAGGTGTACGGCCGGACATTGTGGCCGCTGGGGGCGGTTGCGAAGTGA
- a CDS encoding ATP-binding cassette domain-containing protein, producing MVRFEGVTYRYGAGAPAALANVGALIQPGESVAVMGANGSGKSTFARLAAGLFAPTEGRVTVRNQRGEDTRAGILFQNPDNQMVAVTVEKEIAFALENAAVPPDVMARRVTQTLKRFSIAHLRQRLTAELSGGEKQRVALAAVMVSEPTVLVLDEPDSFLDEAGKAMLRTELENLRRSQPSMIQIHITQYPQTARQYPRLMVFFEGRVAADGRPERIFADDAFCRETAIAFDPRASDGEGSGAASIAAKDRRVARVELKEAAFAYAAIGPVLPPLNATVQSGEVLGVVGPSGSGKSTLGLLLCRVLEPTSGRILYIGPEGGPVFPESAPGRVSAILQQPERQFFLPTCEQEVEFGPENIGRPLTITETHAMLRLAGLDPTVFGKRDPFRLSGGEKRRLAFAAVLSLRPDIVVFDEPTCGLDQEGVGRFIRLARTLRAGGAGVVVISHDGDVIRALADRVLVLGRDREYRLIGADEFFAAAELRRAVSPVTWAG from the coding sequence ATGGTTCGTTTCGAAGGTGTGACATATCGCTACGGCGCGGGGGCGCCGGCGGCCCTCGCCAACGTCGGGGCGCTCATTCAGCCCGGCGAGTCGGTGGCCGTCATGGGGGCCAACGGGTCGGGGAAATCGACCTTCGCCCGCCTCGCCGCGGGCCTGTTTGCGCCGACCGAGGGACGGGTGACGGTGCGGAACCAGCGCGGGGAAGACACCAGGGCGGGGATCCTCTTTCAGAATCCCGACAACCAGATGGTGGCGGTGACGGTCGAGAAGGAGATCGCCTTCGCCCTCGAAAACGCGGCCGTGCCGCCCGACGTCATGGCCCGGCGGGTGACCCAGACGCTCAAGCGCTTCTCGATCGCCCATCTCCGGCAGCGCCTGACCGCGGAGCTGTCGGGCGGTGAAAAGCAGCGGGTGGCCCTGGCGGCGGTCATGGTGAGCGAGCCGACTGTGCTCGTGCTCGACGAGCCGGATTCGTTTCTCGACGAAGCGGGGAAAGCGATGCTGCGGACCGAGCTGGAGAACCTGCGGCGGAGCCAGCCCTCGATGATCCAGATTCACATCACGCAGTATCCGCAGACGGCGCGGCAGTACCCGCGCCTGATGGTCTTCTTCGAGGGCCGCGTGGCGGCCGACGGCCGGCCGGAGCGAATCTTCGCCGACGATGCCTTCTGCCGCGAAACGGCCATCGCCTTCGACCCGCGCGCCAGCGACGGAGAGGGCAGCGGCGCGGCGAGTATCGCAGCGAAGGACCGCCGGGTGGCGCGCGTCGAACTCAAGGAGGCGGCGTTCGCCTATGCCGCGATCGGACCGGTGCTGCCGCCGCTCAACGCGACCGTCCAGTCCGGCGAGGTGCTCGGGGTCGTCGGACCCTCGGGATCGGGAAAGAGCACGCTCGGGCTTCTTTTGTGCCGGGTGCTGGAACCGACCTCAGGAAGGATCCTCTACATCGGCCCGGAAGGCGGGCCGGTGTTTCCGGAGAGCGCGCCGGGGCGGGTGAGCGCGATCCTCCAGCAGCCGGAGCGGCAGTTCTTCCTCCCGACCTGCGAACAGGAAGTCGAGTTCGGCCCCGAGAATATCGGGCGGCCGCTGACGATCACGGAGACACACGCCATGCTGCGGCTGGCCGGACTGGATCCGACCGTGTTCGGAAAGCGGGATCCGTTCCGGCTGTCGGGCGGAGAGAAACGGCGGCTGGCGTTCGCCGCGGTGCTGTCGCTGCGCCCGGATATTGTCGTGTTCGACGAGCCGACCTGCGGGCTCGACCAGGAAGGGGTGGGGCGGTTCATCCGGCTGGCGCGGACGCTGCGCGCGGGGGGAGCGGGGGTGGTGGTGATCAGCCACGACGGCGACGTCATCCGGGCGCTCGCCGACCGCGTGCTGGTCCTCGGCCGGGATCGGGAATACCGGTTGATCGGAGCGGACGAGTTCTTTGCAGCGGCCGAGCTGCGCCGGGCGGTGTCGCCGGTCACGTGGGCGGGTTAG
- the gcvPB gene encoding aminomethyl-transferring glycine dehydrogenase subunit GcvPB, producing the protein MDEPILIYEKSKPGRTGYTLPPTASREADLLAALPAEFRRSKEAALPEVTEGEAVRHFVGLSVKNHHIDKGFYPLGSCTMKYNPKLNDAAAALPDFRDHHPLAPCSSAPGILRLMWDLQQFLSEVSGFPSISLQPVAGAHGEFTGLLIMRAYHLSRGNKRSKVIIPDSAHGTNPASVAAVGYSTVQVKGNERGVIPPEAVAAAMDEDVAGIMMTNPNTLGIFETHIREIAAIVHAKGGLVYMDGANLNANMGIFRPGDVGFDIMHFNLHKTFSTPHGGGGPGAGAVGVTAELDPFLPFPVLEKADDGTLFMNYNRPHSIGRVHAFYGNFANQVRAYAYIKTLGGRGLRRASENAVLNANYLKALLKDAFDLPYDVHCMHEFVLSGNRQKKKGVRTADMSKRMLDFGVHSPTNYFPLIVPEALMIEPTETESRETLDRFAAIMRQIAREADTDPELVTSAPHHTPVRRLDETAAARTLDVCFAE; encoded by the coding sequence ATGGACGAGCCAATTCTCATATACGAAAAGTCAAAGCCCGGGCGGACCGGGTATACGCTGCCGCCGACGGCGTCGCGCGAAGCCGACCTGCTCGCGGCCCTGCCGGCGGAGTTCCGCAGGTCGAAAGAGGCGGCCCTGCCGGAGGTGACGGAGGGGGAGGCGGTGCGGCACTTTGTCGGGTTGTCGGTGAAAAACCATCACATCGACAAGGGGTTCTATCCGCTGGGGTCGTGCACGATGAAGTACAATCCCAAACTGAACGATGCGGCGGCGGCGCTGCCGGATTTCCGCGACCACCACCCGCTCGCGCCGTGCAGCTCGGCGCCGGGCATCCTCCGGCTGATGTGGGATCTCCAGCAGTTCCTGTCGGAGGTGTCGGGGTTTCCCTCGATATCGCTCCAGCCGGTGGCCGGGGCGCACGGGGAGTTCACCGGGCTGCTCATCATGCGCGCCTACCACCTGAGCAGAGGGAACAAGCGCTCGAAGGTCATCATCCCGGATTCGGCTCACGGCACCAACCCCGCCTCGGTCGCGGCCGTCGGCTACTCCACGGTGCAGGTGAAGGGGAACGAAAGGGGGGTCATTCCGCCCGAGGCGGTGGCGGCGGCGATGGACGAGGACGTGGCCGGGATCATGATGACCAATCCCAACACGCTCGGCATTTTCGAGACCCACATCCGGGAGATCGCCGCGATCGTGCACGCCAAGGGCGGACTCGTGTACATGGACGGGGCGAACCTTAACGCCAACATGGGCATCTTCCGCCCCGGCGACGTCGGCTTCGACATCATGCACTTCAACCTGCACAAGACGTTCTCGACGCCGCACGGCGGCGGCGGGCCGGGCGCCGGAGCGGTCGGGGTCACCGCGGAACTCGACCCGTTCCTCCCCTTCCCGGTGCTGGAAAAGGCGGACGACGGGACGCTGTTCATGAACTACAACCGCCCGCACTCGATCGGGCGGGTGCACGCGTTCTACGGGAATTTCGCCAACCAGGTGCGGGCCTATGCCTACATCAAGACGCTCGGCGGCCGGGGACTGCGGCGCGCCAGCGAGAACGCGGTGCTCAACGCCAACTACCTCAAGGCGCTGCTGAAGGATGCTTTCGATCTGCCCTACGATGTCCACTGCATGCACGAATTCGTGCTGTCGGGAAACCGGCAGAAGAAGAAAGGGGTGCGGACAGCGGACATGTCGAAGCGGATGCTCGATTTCGGCGTGCACTCGCCGACCAACTATTTCCCGCTCATCGTGCCGGAGGCGCTCATGATCGAGCCGACGGAGACGGAGAGCAGGGAGACGCTCGACCGGTTTGCGGCAATCATGCGCCAAATCGCGCGCGAGGCGGACACCGACCCCGAGCTCGTGACTTCGGCGCCGCACCACACCCCGGTGCGCCGGCTGGACGAGACGGCGGCGGCGCGGACGCTTGATGTCTGTTTTGCGGAGTGA
- the bamD gene encoding outer membrane protein assembly factor BamD — translation MLDTVVFDDPKAIAFFTNEMLLVKLNAEVDTLTKQRYNIMGYPTSVLVDKEGNEIDRFVGFGETDEYIGTFRNYARGIGTLDDMAARFEVNQNRDSAFAIAEKYKYRGAVAEADQWYDRVVAMGAPTDSLAGEARVAQADAHLRAKDFAPALAMFEQIRADFAGTRFAEDAEIYRAIAFGRQNDTAQAIAAFSEFLDHWPESEAADYAKEQLRKLKGEEPSE, via the coding sequence ATGCTGGACACGGTCGTGTTCGATGATCCCAAGGCCATTGCGTTCTTCACCAACGAAATGCTGCTGGTCAAGCTGAACGCCGAGGTCGATACCCTGACCAAACAGCGCTACAACATCATGGGCTATCCGACCTCGGTGCTGGTCGACAAGGAGGGCAACGAAATCGACCGCTTCGTCGGATTCGGCGAGACCGACGAGTACATCGGGACCTTCCGGAACTACGCCCGGGGAATCGGGACGCTGGACGACATGGCGGCCCGGTTCGAGGTCAACCAGAACCGGGATTCGGCGTTCGCGATTGCCGAGAAGTACAAGTACCGCGGGGCGGTGGCGGAGGCCGACCAGTGGTACGACCGGGTGGTGGCGATGGGGGCGCCGACGGATTCGCTGGCGGGCGAGGCGCGGGTGGCGCAGGCAGACGCCCACCTTCGGGCGAAAGACTTCGCGCCGGCGCTGGCCATGTTCGAGCAGATCCGCGCCGATTTTGCGGGGACGCGGTTCGCCGAGGACGCGGAGATTTACCGGGCGATCGCTTTCGGACGGCAGAACGACACCGCCCAGGCGATTGCCGCCTTCAGCGAGTTCCTGGACCACTGGCCGGAGTCGGAAGCCGCGGACTACGCGAAAGAGCAGTTGAGGAAACTTAAAGGCGAGGAGCCATCGGAATAA
- a CDS encoding zinc ribbon domain-containing protein gives MGYCPNCRWEYELDVLVCPACGAALAEARPGTGGAAERPDRSWVAMGRVLTSGQSKIAKASLDAGNIPSVILPTPLYGAGRSAAPAAGLRRAGDEGQLIMVPREFERDAQMALAGVLGSAAVEFGRFEEREDN, from the coding sequence GTGGGATACTGCCCGAACTGTCGGTGGGAATACGAGCTTGACGTCCTGGTGTGCCCCGCGTGCGGGGCCGCTCTGGCGGAGGCGCGTCCGGGAACGGGCGGCGCGGCCGAGCGGCCGGACCGCAGCTGGGTGGCGATGGGGCGGGTGCTCACGAGCGGGCAGTCGAAGATCGCCAAGGCGTCGCTCGACGCCGGCAATATCCCGTCGGTCATTCTCCCGACCCCCCTCTACGGAGCCGGGCGGAGCGCCGCGCCGGCCGCGGGATTGCGGCGGGCCGGCGACGAAGGGCAGTTGATCATGGTCCCGCGCGAGTTCGAGCGGGATGCGCAGATGGCGCTCGCCGGCGTGCTGGGGAGCGCCGCCGTCGAGTTCGGGCGATTCGAGGAACGCGAGGACAACTAG
- the gcvPA gene encoding aminomethyl-transferring glycine dehydrogenase subunit GcvPA, whose translation MPYVPNTDDDRRDMLKRIGVDKFEDLLEGIPSELRLKRELNIPALSEMELLREIEALSRESREGLAGFAGGGVYDHFIPAAVGAITSRPEFMTAYTPYQAEVAQGTLQAIYEYQTHVCRLTGMDVANASMYDGATAAAEAAMLAVKATGRNRMVAAETLNPMYREVIRTYLSGLDVEIVTAPMADGVTDLNRLEDAIDEHTAGVILAQPNFFGRLEEIGPVEQMIHRVGGKLVLAFDPIAQAVLKTPGEWGADIAVGEGQPLGLPVSFGGPLLGMFAVKKDLVRSMPGRLAGRTTDVEGKPGFVLVLQTREQHIRREKATSNICTNEALCATTAAVYLTLLGRTGLKRVALLSMERAQQAARALTAIDGYELYWPKPFVREFAIRTPKPAKQIILAMIERGVLPGVAAGRWYQGLDHCLIVALTEKRTEAEIGRLADGLKELAASGVLSRM comes from the coding sequence ATGCCGTACGTACCGAATACCGACGATGATCGCCGCGACATGCTCAAGCGCATCGGCGTGGACAAGTTCGAGGACCTGCTGGAGGGGATTCCCTCGGAGCTGCGCCTCAAGCGCGAACTCAACATCCCGGCGCTCTCGGAGATGGAGCTTCTCCGGGAAATCGAAGCGCTCTCCCGCGAGAGCCGCGAGGGTCTGGCGGGCTTTGCCGGGGGCGGCGTCTATGACCATTTCATCCCCGCGGCCGTGGGCGCGATCACCAGCCGCCCGGAGTTCATGACCGCCTACACTCCCTACCAGGCGGAGGTGGCGCAGGGAACGCTCCAGGCGATCTACGAATACCAGACCCACGTCTGCCGTCTGACCGGGATGGACGTGGCGAATGCCTCGATGTACGACGGGGCGACGGCGGCGGCCGAGGCCGCCATGCTGGCGGTCAAAGCGACCGGGCGCAACCGCATGGTGGCGGCCGAGACGCTCAACCCGATGTATCGGGAGGTGATCCGGACCTACCTCTCCGGTCTCGACGTGGAGATCGTGACAGCGCCGATGGCCGACGGCGTGACCGACCTGAATCGGCTGGAGGACGCGATCGATGAGCACACGGCCGGCGTGATTCTTGCCCAGCCGAATTTCTTCGGCCGGCTCGAGGAGATCGGCCCGGTCGAACAGATGATCCACCGCGTGGGCGGCAAGCTGGTGCTGGCGTTCGACCCGATCGCCCAGGCCGTGCTCAAGACGCCGGGAGAGTGGGGCGCCGACATCGCGGTGGGCGAGGGGCAGCCCCTCGGACTGCCGGTGTCGTTCGGCGGGCCGCTTCTGGGGATGTTTGCGGTCAAGAAAGATCTGGTGCGCAGCATGCCGGGGCGGCTGGCCGGGCGGACGACGGATGTCGAAGGGAAGCCGGGCTTTGTCCTGGTGCTGCAGACGCGCGAACAGCATATCCGCCGCGAGAAGGCCACCTCGAATATCTGCACCAACGAAGCTCTCTGTGCGACCACCGCGGCGGTTTACCTGACCCTGCTGGGCAGGACCGGCCTGAAGCGGGTGGCGCTATTGTCGATGGAGCGGGCGCAGCAGGCGGCCCGGGCGCTGACGGCGATCGACGGATACGAACTGTACTGGCCGAAACCCTTCGTGCGCGAGTTCGCCATCCGGACGCCCAAGCCGGCCAAGCAGATCATCCTGGCAATGATCGAACGGGGAGTCCTCCCGGGCGTCGCGGCCGGGCGCTGGTACCAGGGGCTCGACCACTGCTTGATCGTCGCCCTCACCGAAAAACGGACCGAGGCGGAGATTGGACGGCTGGCCGACGGCCTAAAGGAGTTGGCGGCGAGTGGCGTATTGTCCCGAATGTAA
- the gcvH gene encoding glycine cleavage system protein GcvH — translation MNIPAELKYTKEHEWIRREGQTATIGITDYAQGELGDIVFVELPRVGSVVTQMKAFGTIEAVKAVSEMFAPVSGRVTAVNGALEDDPMVINRDPYGEGWMIKVEVSDPGQLDALLDAAGYQKLLAAV, via the coding sequence GTGAACATACCCGCGGAACTCAAGTATACGAAAGAGCACGAGTGGATTCGCCGCGAAGGACAAACGGCGACCATCGGGATTACCGACTACGCCCAGGGGGAACTGGGCGATATCGTCTTCGTCGAACTGCCCAGAGTCGGCAGTGTGGTGACACAGATGAAGGCGTTCGGCACGATCGAGGCCGTGAAGGCGGTCTCGGAAATGTTCGCGCCCGTTTCGGGACGCGTGACGGCGGTCAACGGCGCGCTCGAGGACGATCCGATGGTGATCAACCGCGACCCCTACGGCGAGGGCTGGATGATCAAGGTTGAGGTGTCCGACCCCGGCCAGCTGGACGCCCTGCTCGACGCCGCGGGTTATCAGAAACTGCTGGCGGCGGTCTAG
- the accC gene encoding acetyl-CoA carboxylase biotin carboxylase subunit translates to MFEKVLIANRGEIALRVIRACREMGLKTVAVYSEADRDALHVRFADEDVCIGPPPARQSYLDFKHIIAAAEVTNAGAIHPGYGFLAENADFAEICESCGLAFIGPTPEQIRQLGDKVQAKDLMRKAGVPCIPGSEGAVATFREAATVAEEVGYPVILKAVAGGGGKGMRICRDVAELERGFHVASAEAGNAFGNPDLYLEKVVLNPHHVEIQVIGDTYGNYLHFGERDCSIQRRHQKLIEETPSPLMTPELRRRMGEAALNGAAQVGYRGVGTMEFLVDDQRNFYFMEMNTRIQVEHPVTEEAYEVDLLQDQIRVALGERLPYTQEEIKPRWAVIECRINAEDPEKDFRPTPGTITGLHIPGGPGVRVDRAVYTGYQIPPHYDSMIAKLIVRGRTRQEAVVRMRRSLEEFIVEGVPTTVAFHREIFEHPDFVAGRYDINFLEQRFRKGQEAPPAPEEAQEEAIAAGETVSRLTLLRGSEAGVLAEEETVETGAPDSASDNKQ, encoded by the coding sequence TTGTTCGAGAAAGTACTCATTGCCAATCGAGGCGAAATCGCTCTCCGGGTGATCCGGGCGTGCCGTGAGATGGGGCTGAAGACGGTCGCGGTGTACAGCGAAGCCGACCGCGATGCCCTCCACGTGCGCTTCGCCGACGAGGATGTATGTATCGGGCCGCCCCCGGCCCGGCAGTCGTATCTCGATTTCAAGCATATCATTGCGGCGGCGGAGGTGACCAACGCCGGCGCCATCCACCCCGGCTATGGTTTTTTGGCGGAAAACGCCGATTTCGCGGAGATTTGCGAGTCATGCGGGCTGGCGTTCATCGGCCCGACGCCGGAGCAGATCCGGCAACTGGGCGACAAGGTCCAGGCCAAAGACCTGATGAGAAAGGCCGGCGTGCCCTGCATTCCGGGATCGGAGGGTGCGGTGGCGACGTTCCGGGAAGCCGCCACGGTGGCCGAAGAAGTCGGCTACCCCGTCATCCTGAAAGCGGTCGCCGGCGGCGGCGGCAAGGGGATGCGGATTTGCCGCGATGTGGCGGAATTGGAGCGCGGCTTCCATGTCGCCTCGGCCGAGGCCGGGAACGCCTTCGGCAACCCCGATCTCTACCTGGAGAAAGTCGTGCTCAATCCCCACCACGTCGAGATCCAGGTGATCGGCGACACCTACGGCAACTACCTGCATTTCGGCGAGCGTGACTGCTCGATTCAACGGCGGCACCAGAAGCTGATCGAGGAGACGCCCTCACCGCTCATGACGCCCGAGCTGCGGCGGCGGATGGGCGAAGCGGCGCTCAACGGCGCCGCCCAGGTCGGATACCGCGGGGTGGGGACGATGGAGTTCCTCGTCGACGATCAGCGCAATTTCTACTTCATGGAAATGAACACGCGGATCCAGGTGGAACATCCGGTGACCGAAGAGGCCTACGAAGTCGACCTCCTGCAGGACCAGATCCGGGTGGCGCTGGGCGAGCGGCTTCCGTACACCCAGGAGGAGATCAAGCCCCGCTGGGCGGTCATCGAGTGCCGCATCAACGCCGAGGACCCCGAAAAGGATTTCCGGCCGACGCCGGGGACGATCACCGGGCTGCACATTCCCGGAGGACCGGGCGTGCGGGTGGACCGGGCCGTGTACACCGGCTACCAGATCCCGCCCCACTACGATTCCATGATTGCGAAACTGATCGTCAGGGGGCGGACGCGCCAGGAGGCCGTGGTCCGGATGCGCCGCTCGCTGGAAGAATTCATCGTCGAGGGCGTGCCGACCACGGTGGCGTTCCATCGGGAGATTTTCGAACATCCCGACTTCGTCGCCGGCCGCTACGACATCAATTTCCTCGAGCAGCGCTTCCGCAAGGGACAAGAGGCCCCGCCCGCGCCGGAGGAGGCGCAGGAGGAGGCGATCGCGGCGGGGGAAACAGTGAGCCGGCTGACGCTCTTGCGGGGGTCGGAGGCCGGAGTGCTGGCGGAGGAAGAAACGGTCGAGACGGGCGCGCCCGACTCGGCATCGGATAACAAGCAGTAA
- a CDS encoding PilT/PilU family type 4a pilus ATPase, translated as MNLKQMLVEMLNRKASDLHIRVGVRPHLRVNGKLDEISTDPLTIDIMEQIVGQILNEKQRERFYRKNEMDLALSVAKLGRFRINLFRQRGTTAIAIRAVNTTVPTFEELHLPPVIRELAKTRRGLIIITGTTGSGKSTTLATMIEEINGTRHDNILTVEDPIEYIYRDKKSIISQREVGGDTETFASALRHAFRQDPDVILIGEVRDLETMSIALTAADTGHLVLTTLHTLNVVETISRIISFFPPHQHQQIRLLLGGTLKAIVCQRLLVRSDMPGRVPAVEVMINSGAVREAIMDPEKTVNIPELMEQGTVQYGMQTFDQSIMKLYKTGKITFEEAIQQASNPDDFDLRVKGITGTSDRWDQNENESGDAEKPSRQHSAEASGGFLKY; from the coding sequence ATGAATCTCAAGCAGATGCTGGTTGAGATGCTCAACCGGAAAGCGTCCGACCTGCATATTCGGGTCGGGGTGCGCCCCCACCTTCGGGTGAACGGCAAACTGGACGAGATCTCCACCGATCCGTTGACAATCGACATCATGGAGCAGATTGTCGGCCAGATTCTCAACGAGAAGCAGCGCGAGCGGTTCTACCGCAAAAATGAAATGGACCTGGCGCTGTCGGTGGCGAAACTCGGCCGCTTCCGTATCAACCTGTTCCGTCAGCGGGGAACCACCGCGATCGCCATCCGTGCGGTCAACACTACAGTGCCGACATTCGAAGAACTGCATCTCCCGCCCGTGATCCGCGAGCTGGCGAAAACCCGGCGCGGACTGATCATCATCACGGGCACGACCGGGTCGGGTAAATCGACCACCCTGGCGACCATGATCGAGGAAATCAACGGGACCCGCCACGATAACATCCTGACTGTCGAAGACCCGATCGAGTACATCTACCGGGACAAGAAGTCGATCATCTCGCAGCGCGAGGTCGGCGGCGACACGGAGACCTTCGCCTCGGCCCTGCGCCACGCTTTCCGCCAGGATCCCGACGTGATCCTGATCGGCGAGGTGCGCGATCTGGAGACGATGTCGATCGCGCTCACGGCGGCGGACACGGGGCACCTTGTGCTCACCACGCTGCACACGCTGAACGTGGTCGAGACAATCTCGCGTATCATCTCGTTCTTCCCGCCCCACCAGCACCAGCAGATCCGGCTGCTGCTGGGGGGCACGCTCAAGGCGATCGTGTGCCAGCGGCTCCTCGTGCGCTCGGATATGCCCGGGCGGGTGCCGGCAGTGGAAGTGATGATCAACTCCGGCGCCGTCCGCGAAGCCATCATGGATCCGGAAAAAACCGTGAACATTCCGGAACTGATGGAACAGGGGACGGTGCAGTACGGCATGCAGACGTTCGACCAGTCGATCATGAAGCTGTACAAGACGGGGAAGATCACCTTCGAGGAAGCCATACAGCAGGCCTCGAACCCGGACGATTTCGACCTGCGGGTCAAGGGCATTACCGGGACCTCGGACCGCTGGGACCAGAACGAGAACGAGTCCGGGGACGCCGAGAAACCGTCCCGCCAGCACTCCGCCGAGGCGTCGGGCGGATTCCTCAAGTACTGA
- the accB gene encoding acetyl-CoA carboxylase biotin carboxyl carrier protein has translation MNEKYIRKLIRLVEESDVASLEVSSWGRRVKIIHRAEASSNGHQQTALVATAPAPPAAPITPSAPAASEPVSTAPAAAPAQVSAEESRYVSIKSPMVGTFYAAPAPDAEPYVTINQKIRIGQVVCIVEAMKLMNEIESEVSGRIAKILVQNAEPVEFGQTLFLIEPD, from the coding sequence ATGAACGAAAAATACATACGAAAGCTCATTCGCCTGGTGGAGGAGTCGGATGTGGCCTCGCTGGAGGTATCCAGTTGGGGTCGACGAGTGAAGATCATCCATCGGGCGGAGGCATCATCGAACGGCCATCAGCAAACCGCGCTGGTGGCGACGGCTCCGGCACCCCCTGCGGCGCCAATAACTCCTTCCGCGCCAGCGGCTTCCGAGCCCGTATCCACTGCTCCGGCGGCTGCTCCGGCTCAAGTATCGGCTGAGGAAAGCCGATATGTATCAATAAAGTCGCCAATGGTCGGGACCTTCTATGCGGCCCCGGCCCCCGATGCCGAACCGTACGTGACGATCAACCAGAAGATTCGCATCGGCCAGGTCGTGTGCATCGTGGAGGCGATGAAATTGATGAATGAGATCGAGAGCGAGGTCAGCGGCCGGATCGCCAAGATACTGGTGCAGAACGCCGAGCCCGTGGAATTCGGGCAGACTCTGTTCTTGATCGAACCCGACTGA